CCtacctaatttttatttttaaaaaatacccCACTTATATTAATTAGTTGAGTGCATCaaattttgagagaaagatTAGACTGAATCCaaattattgtttaattgaATCTCTGAACCtaattttcattataaaaaggATATTAATTTGAAAGGatactagttttatttttttattttaattttttttatatacaagatagaattctactctagtctaatctaagtgtatatgtgtgtgaagctcccttctaGAGACTTAAATCCTGACCCTTGCCCTCCACACCCCATAAGCACtcatacttgtggagtgaccatcgcaccaagagtgtgcggtggtGAAAGGATACTAGTTTAATGACCCAAAATACTgcattataaattattgatttgaAATGTGTTgataaacaattattttgttaatcttCATTATTTTTAGCAGAGTTAATCTACATTCTTGTATTCTAATTCCTTTTTGATTAATGGTTTGGTCCACCACAATTAAAATTCTGATTCGGCTACTGATTATTCCTCGCTATGATGAAGTAGTTTATAAACCTCTTGATAACatgatatttcaaaaaataaaatttcttgatAACAAGTTCTTTTATTGAATTATCCAATATGTATCATCGATTTCTTTAAAAACACGCTCCACTAATTAAGGTACGCACTTTGCGGAAATCTTTCTCTGAGTTGGCGATATTTGAGAAAGTATTTGATAGTACCATTACTAACCAAGTTCTTAcaataaccattttttttttctcgattTAAATCTATTAGAGGTGAGAAGTGACCAACTAGATATAAAGTAAGGCTCAGGTCAAATTATCCCTTGTGCACTTATTCCAACTCGAATGGCCAACCAAGCTAGGGGAACATACTTTGTTCTTTTGGTCTATGTGATATTCTCCCACTTAAGGGTCTATTTCAAATTTGCTTAcgttgttaaaattaaaaattttttgctaaaaatattgtagataaagataaaagttagctgaaataaaCAAAgtgacctatgaatagtaccaaaaagtgcaataaaacccatgaatagtagtaaaaataagctgaatagtaaaataagttggcaaaaataatttttgtccaACGGACACTAAATGTTAATgtattgattataaaaaaaatgattatcaaAAAGTTTAATGTTAATGTACTTGTGCATATGAAATCATGGATGCAACCTTAACTAGTTAACCAGAAAGATATAGGTAGGGCTATCCATGGGTTAGGTTGGCTTGGGTTTGGGCTTGACTCGGACTCGACCTGATTGAGTCGGATTACAAAAAATGTGACCTGTAGCTAACCCGATATGGGTCGGACCCAGTGGTTCGGGTTATTGGTTGAACGGGTCGGATTTGTTCGTTTGGCAGGTTTGGGCTTCGAATTGGGTCACTCTTCACACGCCTTACTCTCAGCACACTCTCTCCAAAGCTCAGTTGTGACCACTCATCCATCTTGGCAATAGCACTACTCCAGCACCACCTCACGCACCGACGAGACGAAGCTCTATTCCGACCACCCAAGCCGTCCATTTCCTCCACTCAATGGTGAGTTttctccatcttttcttccCACTTAACCTCACTGCCatgctccactgctgcatgtcTCCAATCCACCGCTGCCATCATCCACCCCCGCCAGTATCCAAGCTACCCTCCTCCATGAGCTTCGATCTACATTTAAGCTACCCATCTATGCACATAACCCAATCCCCATTTCGGCAAACCCACATCCACCTTGGTTGATCCACATCCCACATACCCATACCCATCGATCCACATCCAAGATGAAAATACACCTGAGAGTCTAAGACTAAGAAGTTGAGAACAAGAGGTTGAGAAGACTTAACCCATGGTGGAAAGTGAGGAAAAGTAGTGTCAGGTGTGGTGATGAGGCGGCAACGACAGCAACAGCTAAGGTTTGGAGAGGAGTGGAGTGTAGACTGTGAAGGCTAGAGGGTGTGGTGAAAAGTTGAGACTAGAGAGACTTGagattgagatttgagagtaGAGAGAACGGAGAGTGATTTTTAAGAGAGTGAGATTCTGATTTCTGAGAGAGTAAGATGAGATTGAGGACTAAGAGAGGCTTTTAAGAGAGGAACTGTGGAAgagattttgatttgaagtttAGTACTGCTTTTCGTGTGGACTGAGGCTTTGCATTTGTGTGTAATCTCGGCAACTCAGTGTTTAGTCTTATCACTTATCAAGTCAATCTTCACGTGTTCACCTAAAAGaactgattttttattattttttttattttaaatcttaaacTATCGGTCGAGTTGGGTAATACGAGTTTATAATACCTGAATCCACTACCCGAACCAAAAATTCGGTTTTTGTGAGAGGCAAACTTGAATCCGACTGACTATGGACTTTAGGTCCACCTACTGGGCCTCAAGTCGATGGGACCCAATCGGTTTGGTCGGGTCTTTTACCCGTTGGACAGCCTTAGACATAGGAATAAAAATTTCTCTCTACATTTGATAGGCTACTAATGTAATTAAGCTCAGAAGTTTCTTGGTCGTCACATGTTATTTTTCGTTCCTATGTTGACATTCAATGAACAGCTagctaaaaaaaagttgtttattCCTAACAATAATTTTACATGATAGTGTTTGTtgtaaaggtttttttttacttactatattttattcattttagtttagattctctcttttcctcaaaaaagaaaaagaaaaaaagattctcTCTAACTTTGCTTGATTTTCTGTATTATATAATGTGTTTACACTTTACAGTGCAACTAATTACCCtagaaaaaattattgagtATTCTCGAAAtatcataaatgtgtactctTCCCTCGCATATGAATTGTGAGTCCTACCATGAATTTAGTTAGTGAGACCCATAATTATGTGAGAGAGGGAATATGTATTTATGGTACTCTAGTACTCAATAATTTCCCATTTTTCAGGccttcaacatttttatttttagatctTGCACtagattttccttttaatttttgaaattttatttatgaccaagaaaaaaaaaagtgtctattTGGTAAAAGACTTTACCTattagctttttgttttttgtttcaatttttttttgaaaaccaaCTAGTTTTACTTTTTGTGTAAACATGGATGACATGAATTTGGTTATTGTGAGAACTTGGTTAGTACCATTCTTTTTCTCTAGTAATGTGACGAACATTTACAGAATGCAATGAAATCTTTGGAAGTTCTCTATTTTTTATGGAGATTGGAGGCAACGACTGCAATATTCCATTTTCCATGTATAGGAGCATAGAAGAGATTCTGACTTTTGTGCCACTAGTGATTAATGCAATCGCTTCAGCCATTAATGTAAGAACTTATGTTTAGTAGATTGCaaagtaaaattattttccttttagaaaaatttcttgattattgcatcatgtttattttttataatcattatTGCACTTAGTGTAATAATTATCCTTCAcaaatattgttttttgttttttgtttttttttttttgaaaaacacacacacacaaggaagagaaaaagagctCTAAAACATCGCTTATATGAAAGATAGAAAACATCTtgaacaaccccccccccccaaaaaaaaggaacataGAACTTCTATAAAGATGGTTATATCAGCATATGAGAGTGCAAACAATAGAGTGGGAGTCGATGTGTGACTTTTTCTTTGATACCAATAAAAGtcagaaaattacaaaatagcTGGATGAATCCAGCTGTGATGTCCTGGAATATTGGCTGCTAGATTAGCTATACAAAAAACTGAGCTCAAGATGGCTCTGGGGACACAAAAAGGTTTATAGACAATACCCTGTTGTTGTAAAGCAACAAGATCTGCAACCATAGTCTTTTCCTGCCATCTAGTAGAACATTTAGAGTTACAAGCCTAAACTATGCTACTGCTGCtgcacaaaaacaaaattctgtAGAATCCCAAACTCCTAGCTTTTAAGGCTGTCTCCACGATTGCTTTCTGTGATTTGAATCTTTTACCATCAAGCAAGTTCAGCATGAAGTGAAAAGAACAATGAAATTTAAGTTTTCTGCTGATCACTGAGAGTTTAGTTTCGGTAACTTGAAtgctataaataaaaatattctatcCCACTTTTAAGCGTTCCACTTAAACTACCAACCGCAGTgttaaatttaactttttttttttttttctctctttaaaaaaaaaaaacttagataactttataaataaaaagtacgTGACAAGTTATGATTGGTAAAGTATAAAGTAGAACACAAAATATAAGATAGTGAATTTCTATTCAATTTGAAGTTGGAGATACTTTAGTTTGTAAATTGCATATGCACTATATGACACTGCACTCTAATTGTATTTCTATAAACACACTACCTTTAAAGAGACTTTTTCATGATTTAAACATTGCCTTGCAGGAGTTGATTGAGCTAGGGGCAGTGACTCTCATGGTTCCAGGGAACCTACCAATTGGATGCTCTGCAGCCTACCTAACATATTATGAGACTGCAGATACGGACCAATATGACCCCGAAACTGGCTGTCTAAACTGGTTAAACAAGTTTTCTGAGTACCAGAATGATCAACTTCAAAAAGAACTAAGTAGGATCCAAGCACTACATCCACATACCAATATCATCTATGCGGATGTTTACAATTCTTCAATGCGTTTTTATCGTAATCCAAGCCAGTATGGTAACTCAACCttcttaataattttctttattttgcaCATATTGACAAAACAGATTGGAGATTGCATTTGTTAGTACTTAGAAGCCCTCATACTTGAGAATAAAAGTCAAAAGACTAACTTTTGGAACCACAAGTCTCGTAAGGGAAGTATATTATGTGTTTTAAATCTGGATGATTTGCTAGAACCCATTCTTGGAGTCAAAGTATTTCTTAAGGATTGCATTTATTACACACAAATTGTTACATACACCATTTTTGAATTGAAACCATGACTTGAAGTCATGattttaaacttgaaaatcTCACGGTTTCAGTTCAAAGGAGTTTCTGTGTTTATTACACAAACTGTTACACACATCCCATTGTTGAAATAAAACTGTGACTTGATGTCACGATTTTAAACTTGGAAATCAAAATTACAAGTCACTGTAttggttaaaaaaaagtgtgtgtaaCAACTTGTGTGCAATGAGTACCACTCATTTTTTTAGGAAACAATAATACATatcaaaacacacaaacacaaaagtAATATATAGAGTTTGTTAAACAGacttataatacattacataaccagaGTACCATTTCATGTTCATTTTAGGTTTTACTAGAGGAGCACTCACAGCATGTTGTGGAGGGGGAGGCCCTTACAATTACAACACATCAGCGAAATGTGGTGATCCTTCAGTGAGTGTTTGTGATGACCCTTCAAAGTATGTTAATTGGGATGGTACACACTTAACAGAAGCAGCATGTCGATGGATTACCAATGGTTTACTCGAAGGGCCATACACCATTCCTCAAATTAGTATCTCCTGTGTTTCacaagatgcataatataagcCGTGATCCAATTACAACTTTGTCGGGTTCTGTGAGTTTTGGCATTACCTGGATTGCCCTGTTGGAAAATTAAGCTTTGTTGGAACGTGTTGAACTAAATTACTTCGTTCTGTGGCCTCATAATGAGTTATTTAGTCCATAAAGTTAAACTGAGATCGATAATGTAATGTGACGACTTTAAAAAAGGAATTTTGCAAATTTGTTTGCACACACAATACAAGGCTAGCTATCAGGCCATACACATACGAGAGGTAAATATAAATGCATAGCTCATAAAAACTgaaatcatatcattgaaatGGCCTGAAATATTCTTGTAGGTAGACACCAAAATAGGATCCATAGCCATATTATGAATTGTTATTTACTCAATTACAATCCCTTCATTTATAGACTCTAGAACCAAactgaaagtttttttttccttcttctttcacaaataaaacctatataaaaacagattttgGAAACCTATTTCAAAACAAACCCTTTTTGAATGCAATgtttaaaaattgtgttttacaAATTGCAATTGTTCCAAGTGGGTATACTCTTTTTAtgtcatataaaaaaaatatatatttttacccTTTAGATTACACACTTAAATGATCGCAACATATATAGTTGATTAATATTTTacctatttaaaaattattaacatagtTTTCTTTAGGTAAAATTAAAACTGtattatcaaaatttcagaatatcacattatttaagaagcaaaaaaaaaaaaaaaaaaatactagttcTCAAAACAGATCTATCTTATCATATTTGGAAAAGCTAGCATTGCCAAATTAGCCCTAACAACTTGGAAGTTAACTAAAACAATTTGTAGGCTAATTTTTAGCTAAATTGAATGTTAATTGATGGGGGTAAAACCCAAGGCAGACAGATCTAATTACTTGAGTTAGTCATAAGCGATGGCGTTAAGAAAAGGGACGGTCTAAATGGACTAACAGTCAAAGAGCTAGTAGAAGGAATCGTGTCCCGGACGGAAGGGCAGGGAGACGGACGAACTCTTTGTAGTGGACGAATTCCAATAAGACGGGCGCAAGGGAGACAGTTTGCAAATCCACGTGGCAACTACGTGGCCTAAGTGATCTCCAACAAACCTAATATGAAAATGTCTTGTATCCTacgattaaccctaatcaacgAAGTCTCTACAAAGAAAGGATCCCGCAAAATATGTGTATTAATGAGGATATTTCCCATAAGGAAACACCTTCTCCACCAAGAAACGAAGGTTGgctctacactactataaaaacccaaagccttcagaaatcaaggtacgcatgcGATAccccagctctggcactctagagttgtaaaagttctctaacttgaccttcagaggATATTTGGTCGGTACTACACTGGTACTTTCTGTggggtcttcttcttctttgtttcgtAGGTTTTTGTCTAGAGCACATGAGGACTGTGCGACTTACTaacgatttttggcatcatcagttggcgctgtctgtgggaaagaTCGTATTAGAAGCCATACTACCGCTTCCTAGACAAAGTTGTATGGTACTTACTCGCTCAATGGCAACCAACAACAACGAAGGAGATGAGCCACGTACCACTACCCTTGAAAGACAAGTTTAGACTCTTGCAGTAGCTGTGGAACGCCTTACTAAGTAAAACCATGACCTGGATGAACAACTACGCCAAAGGAACGTAGGGCCTAACACTCATGGGGAGGAGCAAGATGGTACCAAGGCCGAAAGAATGGACCAAGAAGGACCGGAAGGCAGCAACGCCCCAAGCAGACAAGAGCGACAAGACACCAATCGTCCATCCGTCGCAGATACGGCTCCACCATACATGGTTGAAGAGATGCAGATGACGAATGAACGGATGGACttcatgatgaacgcccttagaggacaGGTGCCAAGCGACCTTGAAGAGCTGGTCCATTAGACGAACTCACCCTTATTGCACCCGTCTCTTCGTTCCCCCTTTTGCGAAGTTCTACATGTTACAGGTAGAAGCCTACGACGTTTGTAAGGATCCCTTAGATCACCTGGAGTCGTTCAAAACTCTTATGCACTTGCAAGGCATGGCAGACGAGAGTATGTACTGAGCTTTCCCAACTATACTAAAGGGTCACGCAAAGGTGTGGTTCAGCAGGTTGACGCCCAACTCCATCAGTACTCTTGAGGATCTGAGGGCGTAGTTTGCCTCGCACTTTATCGTGGGTGTAATACCCCGATTTGATTTTATGATCATCACCGTCattgtcattatttttattgctttctATTAATATAGAGTTGAGGTACTTTTTGTGTGTGCATAGTAAGATGGGAGTAGACAATTTTGTGGTGTTACAAAATAGGTGAGAAGATTAAAGTTTTAACGCATACAATTTGGTGCGGtagtttaaataattaaataaataaataaaagaggaagaCGTTTATGGGCCTCTTGGAGactaaaaatataagtttaagtGGGTTTTAAACTACAGCCCACTACCCCACTAAGTCCACATCTTTGATGTGTTAAATATAAGGTGGAGGAAAAGTTAAATCAGGGTTTTAATAAGAAGGTTTCATCACCAAAGAGGATAAGAGGTGTTTTTCCCTTGGAGTTTGGAGCATATTAAAGTGAAGAGGCAATCAGATTTTTCAAGGCATGATTCTTACCGTcagaaacaaagaattaaaagtTTGGAAGATTAACTTGGAAATCAGTTGTGATGTTAGATGGTTCAAAAGTTGAATTTTGGTCCTAAAACTCTATTCATATTTTTACGGATAGATATTGCTGCTGTGTATCTATGAACAAAAGCATCACAATTTCGTTTTcattaggatatatatatatatatatatatatatatatatatatatatatatcttaggATAGCTGTAAGGTTTTCTAcggtggatatatatatattgggtagCTTTAACGTGTTTGGGGTTATGTATATTAACTTAAACCCTAAAGTATTAGCTGCTGCCTCtgagttttgataaattcaaggaaaacacatttttgggtagagatactttgcattagtgctatcatttagttcagcaaagtattttactagtgagtcagtttgtatagtttagtaaaatttatattttgtggaggatattaagtaatttccatgattgattataggtcctatttaagagtattttgaggCTTTTTGGAGGTTGTTTCGGCTGGACTTTCAGATTGATTTAAGTGCTGTAAGTAATTaggcataatatgcacaagtatTGTCCTTTAGGTTTTTAGaagttaaaagtttttaaaagattctcaaaaagcatttttacactattgaaagagaaattttaattggcttttaaataatgttttaagagaaattttgaattttaaataacgttttgaatgtccaaatcccatttaaaagatggtttttaaactaaactatttttcGAAAAtacttgagtttcaaagtaagtatTCTAAAAAGattcttgttctttaaatttgttaaaaccaagtgatttcaagCCATATTCCTAGTCTCCAAATGGTActtaaaatgtttcttttagcaaattgaaattttagaattactcaagaattgtattatatttgtataaattCCTCAATTCCTATTTGGTTCCTAGAGGAGTCAAGCATCCTTTGATTTATGTATCAAttcaatattgtgatatttgatATTTCCCTATCTCtggaataattgttaatattaagaaaattattctattttgtatatattttgttttgtgatatgtaactcaaattaagttttttttagaattgatcaaatgtatatgtgtaaatccgctcataggattgtatgtgagaatatgtgttgatccctcaccagcaggggttagatgttggtatccgctcaaggattgtatgtgagaatatgtgatgtgtatatgtgacgcTGTGCactgatcaattatttgtatgtgtttttgaaatactttaagatttgattacatatgcattaagtgatgcattatatgttttggaataattatttttaatatcattgaatgagtttgtgaaaaatcaaaatactcgtGCCTTGCTTGACTCTACTccgttgtgtattctgtataattacttactagatgtgtggctcaccccatcaattaatattttcagattaaagtttAGTTGGGAATTAGAACCCTTGGATCGCTTTgtaaggtgcaaggtagagcgtggaagttgtaggcgACTTCAGTATTACTTGAAGACTCATAGAATTTTAGCTACCTTTGTTTTAATAATTCACGTTTAATGTAGTGGAAATTGTTtccaatttgtggagttttgaaaagattattagttatttttgtatttccGCTTTAGAACTCACagtattttggagattattataaattgtggattttaattattgtaagaGATTTATCAgtagcattgtttatttggagatTTATGGAActatgtttaaataaattatttttattgagctAGGCAAGGTTAGCAAGTTAGTCAcgcatctaaattcatgtttcatggatttgggtcgTGACAGTAGGGCACAGGTATAAGAAGTCCACTTCATGCTTAATAAACATCAAGCAAGGGGATGATGAAAACCGCTtcaacaaggaagccctctcgataTAAGAAACTGATGACAAGATGCTTGTTGCTGTGTTCACTAATGGATTACGGAAggggaagtttttgttttccttatacaaaaatgacccaaaaaccATGTTAGATGTGCTTTATCGAGCTACTAAGTACATGAATGCAGAAGATGCACTACTAGCCCGGGAAGAGAAGCCCAAAAAGAGGGAAAGGCAAGAAGATGCACAGCAGGACAGGGGATGGAAGACAACTAGGACCGAAGATTGATGGGAGGATAGATACTCCAAACCCCCCACTAGAAGATTCGTAAGCTTCACCCCGCTAACTGCACCGATTAATCAGGTCCTGGTGTAGATCAAGGATAATACGGCCTTGACATGGCCTGGCAAATTGAAAGGGGATCCTAGTAAGAGGTCCAGAGACAAGTATTGTTGTTTCCATCATGATCACGGTTATGACAAGTCTGAATGCTACGACTTGAAGTAATAGATAGAAGCCTTAATCAGACAAGAGAAACTACAACGATTCGTCAGCAAGGAAAGGGCAGACCCACCATAAGAGTAGGTTGCCAGGAGGGATAAGGAACGCCCCAGGCCACCTCTAGgggacataaggatgattgtagggacCACCACAACTTCCAATTCGTCTAGGGAGGCACGTAAAACTTACCTTAGAATGGTCCAGAACGTCCAGCTAACGGATTTCGTTTCGAAGATGGCACGGGTCAACAACCCCGTGATTGGGTTCTCAAAAGAAGATGCTAGATGCGTCCATCACCGACATGACGATGCATTCATTGTTAGCATACAGTCAGGGCACTACAACACTCACTAGGTCCTGG
The sequence above is drawn from the Castanea sativa cultivar Marrone di Chiusa Pesio chromosome 5, ASM4071231v1 genome and encodes:
- the LOC142637365 gene encoding GDSL esterase/lipase At1g31550-like, which codes for MVGQILDIKSNVLISLENGNASSIVAGSMANHRSSVFSMKLQFIKLFLSLATIKGVFGNCYTSIFSFGDSLTDTGNDYFTDPTVQCLFPPYGESYFHHPTGRCSNGRLVLDFTAQTLRLPLIKPYLVFENGSTVTSIQEGVNFAVVGATALDAAFFFERGLDVSTNDSLSVQLDWFKKMLQSLCNTSSECNEIFGSSLFFMEIGGNDCNIPFSMYRSIEEILTFVPLVINAIASAINELIELGAVTLMVPGNLPIGCSAAYLTYYETADTDQYDPETGCLNWLNKFSEYQNDQLQKELSRIQALHPHTNIIYADVYNSSMRFYRNPSQYGFTRGALTACCGGGGPYNYNTSAKCGDPSVSVCDDPSKYVNWDGTHLTEAACRWITNGLLEGPYTIPQISISCVSQDA